In Bacteroidota bacterium, the following are encoded in one genomic region:
- a CDS encoding ROK family protein, with amino-acid sequence MDILGIDIGGSGIKGAPVNTETGELIGERFRIPTPKPATPEAVCDVVNEIAQHFSWKGAIGCTFPARIKRGIARTAANVDKSWLGTNVENMIEQKTGCATVV; translated from the coding sequence GTGGACATTCTAGGTATTGATATTGGCGGTTCGGGCATCAAAGGTGCCCCTGTTAACACAGAAACTGGAGAGCTCATTGGTGAGCGTTTCCGTATTCCAACCCCTAAGCCGGCTACCCCGGAAGCGGTTTGTGATGTTGTAAATGAAATAGCGCAGCACTTCTCGTGGAAAGGCGCGATCGGCTGCACCTTCCCGGCGCGCATCAAGCGCGGGATCGCCCGAACAGCAGCCAACGTCGACAAGTCATGGCTCGGCACCAATGTCGAAAACATGATCGAACAGAAAACAGGCTGCGCTACCGTGGTAC